A genomic region of Mesobacillus jeotgali contains the following coding sequences:
- a CDS encoding serine hydrolase domain-containing protein, with product MKNLEKVIDELQSKVNFSGAVMLLNGDGHAETANFGYANRTDLLKNNQGTRFGIASGCKLFTAIAICQLVEEGRLSFDTRLKDCLDIEFPSFSEGITIHHLLTHTSGIPDYFDEDVMDDFEELWIKRPMYHIRSLKDFLPMFQNEQMKSTPGEAFHYNNAGYILLGLIVEQASGTEFTEYVQENIFKKAGMMDSGYFSFDALPSNTAIGYIDLPDGSWKTNIYSLPVKGGSDGGAYVTVEDMSKLWKALFGQLLLSEETLHKLLTSHAQVNETGYYGYGVWIKKQDDHILKYHVMGYDPGVSFHSAYYPASQAIAVVCSNKSSGAFDIMKAIEDRL from the coding sequence ATGAAAAACTTAGAAAAAGTCATTGATGAGCTTCAGTCCAAGGTTAATTTTTCAGGAGCTGTCATGCTTTTGAATGGGGACGGCCATGCCGAAACCGCAAACTTTGGCTATGCCAATCGGACTGACCTATTAAAAAACAACCAGGGAACCCGTTTCGGAATCGCTTCTGGCTGTAAGCTTTTCACAGCGATCGCCATTTGTCAGCTGGTGGAGGAAGGCAGGCTAAGCTTTGATACAAGATTGAAAGATTGTCTTGATATAGAATTTCCTAGTTTCAGTGAAGGAATCACGATCCATCATTTGCTTACTCATACTTCAGGTATACCTGATTACTTCGACGAAGATGTCATGGATGATTTTGAGGAGTTATGGATTAAGAGGCCGATGTATCACATCAGGAGCCTTAAGGATTTCCTGCCAATGTTCCAGAATGAGCAGATGAAATCCACTCCAGGGGAAGCGTTTCACTACAATAATGCAGGCTACATTTTGTTGGGCTTGATTGTGGAGCAAGCCTCCGGGACGGAATTCACTGAGTATGTACAAGAAAATATTTTCAAAAAAGCAGGAATGATGGATTCTGGTTATTTCTCCTTTGATGCTCTTCCATCGAACACAGCTATTGGCTATATCGACCTTCCTGATGGGAGTTGGAAAACCAATATCTACTCACTGCCGGTAAAAGGCGGTTCTGACGGAGGAGCGTACGTCACAGTAGAAGACATGAGCAAACTGTGGAAGGCGCTTTTTGGTCAACTTTTACTAAGTGAAGAGACCTTGCACAAACTACTGACTTCCCACGCCCAAGTTAATGAAACAGGCTATTACGGATACGGTGTCTGGATTAAGAAACAGGACGACCACATTCTGAAATACCATGTGATGGGCTATGACCCAGGAGTCAGCTTCCATTCTGCCTATTATCCAGCTTCGCAAGCCATTGCCGTAGTTTGCTCCAACAAATCAAGCGGAGCATTCGATATCATGAAGGCAATTGAAGATAGATTATGA